A genome region from Eurosta solidaginis isolate ZX-2024a chromosome 2, ASM4086904v1, whole genome shotgun sequence includes the following:
- the LOC137242452 gene encoding putative nuclease HARBI1 — MPAPMVFGNAEARRRAVVHKKRKNRQLRSQVNILRQLDSKFIESYRVDKDIFQMILSKIGNMLAERHRFISPTTQLAATLRFLATGSYQLGIAKDQDMNIGRSTFSKILHSTIEELENCICEDNIQLKMSTAEMDLSKEYFYRTFNFPGVIGCIDGTHVKIVKPTMDESLFFNRKGYFSINVMVVCNYNMEILAVDASHPGSCHDSFIWNQSEVRQFYRNNSAPNTWILADSGYALEHCILTPYRSPQYGSMEHKYNKKHAAARNMVERTIGVLKSRFRCLQGTLHYEPRFVGQIINVCCALHNICRKRNIPVYEDDGRDEEIQHRNPDDENEGETIPQADIDGVEVRNEVARTFLV, encoded by the exons atgccagcaccaatggttttcggaaatgcagaggcaagaagACGTGCAGTGGTGCATAAAAAACGTAAAAATCGACAGCTTAGATCGCAAGTGAACATATTACGGCAGCTGGATTCCAa ATTTATAGAGTCCTACCGCGTAGATAAGGACATTTTCCAAATGATCCTTAGTAAAATAGGCAATATGTTGGCAGAACGCCATCGCTTTATTTCACCAACCACACAATTAGCGGCTACACTCCGGTTTTTAGCAACGGGATCATACCAACTGGGTATAGCCAAAGACCAAGATATGAACATTGGCAGAAGcaccttttcaaaaattttgcacTCTACTATAGAGGAATTAGAAAACTGTATATGTGAAGATAACATTCAGCTGAAGATGTCTACAGCGGAAATGGATCTGTCTAAGGAATACTTTTATAGAACATTTAATTTTCCCGGTGTCATTGGTTGCATAGATGGCACACATGTAAAAATAGTAAAGCCTACGATGGACGAATCCCTATTTTTTAATAGAAAGGGttattttagtataaatgttaTGGTG GTTTGCAATTATAACATGGAAATACTAGCTGTAGATGCAAGTCACCCGGGGTCGTGTCATGATTCCTTCATATGGAATCAAAGTGAAGTAAGGCAGTTCTATAGAAATAATAGTGCTCCAAATACTTGGATTTTGGCGGATTCTGGTTATGCCTTGGAGCATTGTATATTGACACCATATAGGAGCCCACAGTATGGATCAATGGAACATAAATATAACAAGAAGCATGCTGCGGCGCGCAATATGGTTGAACGCACAATAGGCGTGTTAAAAAGCCGGTTCCGATGCTTGCAAGGAACTCTGCATTATGAACCACGATTTGTAGGGCAAATTATTAATGTTTGTTGTGCGCTGCACAACATTTGCCGCAAGCGCAACATTCCTGTCTACGAAGATGATGGAAGGGATGAAGAAATTCAGCATAGAAATCCTGACGACGAAAACGAGGGTGAAACCATTCCTCAAGCCGACATAGATGGAGTGGAAGTCAGAAATGAAGTTGCTCGAACTTTCCTTGTGTAA
- the LOC137242453 gene encoding uncharacterized protein — MGNKRNAKQEQIILSFMQAEEDIARGYTKGDRVEIEQKWADLAKSLNAVGPPCKDLAGWKKSWIDWKGGIKKKLSDNRREVNATGGGPYFQQPISPSEEAIVVLCNLFKSVEGTSGVRRFGLSRVKKIVSSEEATNDDVKSITDESCASTAEPAAETELPSTSRQRRRPVDTFEKVCAEQNLLLKRIADAFDKLLLHKKTELELKEAREKEKKRHHERMEEIEQQKLDT, encoded by the exons AT GGGGAATAAGCGTAACGCAAAACAAGAGCAAATCATTCTATCTTTTATGCAAGCTGAGGAAGATATTGCTAGAGGCTACACGAAAGGTGACAGAGTGGAGATAGAGCAAAAATGGGCCGATCTTGCTAAGTCCCTCAATGCTGTCGGGCCACCCTGCAAAGATTTGGCTGGCTGGAAAAAG tCTTGGATTGATTGGAAAGGCGGCATAAAAAAGAAACTTTCTGACAACCGTCGCGAAGTGAACGCCACTGGTGGTGGACCATACTTTCAGCAGCCTATTTCACCCAGTGAAGAAGCAATTGTGGTGCTTTGCAATTTGTTTAAATCGGTGGAGGGTACGAGTGGCGTCAGACGCTTTGGACTCTCACGAGTTAAAAAAATAGTTAGCAGTGAGGAGGCAACCAATGACGATGTTAAAAGCATAACTGATGAAAGCTGTGCCAGTACGGCCGAACCTGCTGCTGAAACTGAGCTACCAAGTACATCGCGTCAACGTCGGCGACCTGTTGACACATTTGAAAAAGTGTGCGCTGAACAAAATCTTTTGTTAAAACGAATTGCCGATGCATTCGACAAACTGCTTTTGCATAAAAAAACTGAACTAGAATTGAAAGAGGCcagagaaaaggagaaaaagaggCACCATGAAAGAATGGAGGAAATAGAGCAGCAGAAGTTGGATACTTAA